A section of the bacterium genome encodes:
- the sufB gene encoding Fe-S cluster assembly protein SufB — MSNDNAQIKELTQSQYKYGFSSDIAANSFDPGLDEETIAKLSAIKKEPQFLLDWRLKAFEHWKTLTVPSWQNLKIPEINYQDIVYYSAPKSNDEKPQSLDEVDPELLEMYEKLGIPLHERAALAGVANANVAVDAVFDSVSVATTYKKELAEKGIIFCSFSEAAQDHPELIKQYLGTVVPYTDNYYAALNSAVFSDGSFVYIPKGVRCPMELSTYFRINAMNTGQFERTLIIADDDSYVSYLEGCTAPMRDENQLHAAVVELVAKERSEIKYSTVQNWYPGDKNGKGGIYNFVTKRGICAGEASKISWTQVETGSAITWKYPSCILKGKNSVGEFYSVAVTNNYQQADTGTKMIHLGENSKSTIISKGISAGKSHNSYRGLVKVMKNAKNARNYSQCDSLLLGDECGAHTFPYLETKNSSTQVEHEATTAKIGEDQLFYCQQRGLDGEQAVKMIVHGFCESVFKELPMEFAVEAKKLLEVSLEGSVG; from the coding sequence ATGTCTAATGATAATGCCCAAATAAAAGAACTAACCCAATCTCAATACAAGTACGGTTTCTCGTCTGATATCGCCGCAAACTCTTTTGATCCAGGCCTTGATGAAGAGACCATAGCCAAATTATCTGCCATAAAAAAAGAACCTCAATTTTTATTGGATTGGCGTCTCAAGGCTTTTGAACATTGGAAAACATTAACGGTTCCCTCTTGGCAAAATTTAAAGATCCCCGAAATTAATTATCAAGACATTGTGTATTACTCTGCCCCTAAGTCAAATGATGAAAAACCACAAAGCTTGGATGAAGTGGATCCAGAGCTTTTAGAAATGTATGAAAAACTCGGAATTCCTCTACATGAACGCGCAGCATTGGCCGGGGTTGCCAATGCAAACGTTGCTGTTGATGCTGTTTTTGACAGTGTTTCAGTTGCAACAACGTATAAGAAAGAACTGGCTGAAAAAGGAATTATTTTCTGCTCTTTTTCTGAAGCGGCCCAAGATCACCCTGAACTTATAAAACAATATTTAGGAACCGTTGTTCCTTATACAGATAATTATTACGCTGCTTTGAACTCGGCTGTTTTCTCTGATGGTTCATTTGTATATATACCCAAGGGTGTTCGCTGTCCCATGGAACTGTCTACTTACTTTAGAATTAATGCCATGAATACCGGGCAGTTTGAACGAACCTTAATTATTGCTGATGATGACTCTTATGTCAGTTATCTTGAAGGCTGTACTGCTCCCATGCGTGATGAAAATCAGTTGCATGCTGCGGTTGTTGAGTTGGTTGCCAAAGAAAGGTCCGAAATAAAATATTCTACCGTACAGAACTGGTACCCTGGGGATAAAAACGGTAAAGGCGGCATTTATAATTTTGTAACCAAACGAGGGATTTGTGCTGGTGAAGCTTCAAAAATTTCATGGACGCAAGTAGAAACAGGCTCTGCCATCACGTGGAAATACCCAAGCTGTATATTAAAAGGCAAAAACTCCGTGGGTGAGTTTTACTCAGTTGCCGTAACCAACAATTACCAACAAGCCGATACTGGAACCAAAATGATTCACCTTGGTGAAAACAGCAAAAGCACCATCATTTCTAAAGGTATTTCAGCAGGCAAAAGTCACAATTCCTACAGGGGCTTGGTTAAAGTTATGAAAAATGCCAAAAATGCAAGAAACTACTCTCAATGTGACTCTTTACTCCTTGGTGATGAGTGTGGTGCTCACACTTTCCCTTATTTAGAAACCAAAAACTCAAGTACACAAGTTGAACATGAAGCCACCACCGCAAAAATTGGGGAAGATCAATTGTTTTATTGTCAACAAAGAGGTTTAGATGGCGAACAAGCCGTTAAAATGATTGTCCATGGGTTTTGTGAGTCCGTATTTAAAGAGCTCCCTATGGAGTTTGCTGTAGAAGCAAAAAAACTTTTAGAAGTTAGTTTAGAAGGAAGCGTAGGATAA
- a CDS encoding SUF system Fe-S cluster assembly regulator, whose amino-acid sequence MIQLSKQADYGMVIMAYLAKNHVQGALSATKIASETHISTPMTAKVLKILSHQGLVSSTQGNKGGYFLLRNAEDISLIEILEALDNPVTLTECSVDDASTCTIHADCFIKPHWKVINQSLRETLAKLKLDDLLKKSLVIPEYKLQEKNHDQQSELPMNKEF is encoded by the coding sequence ATGATTCAACTGAGTAAACAAGCTGATTATGGCATGGTCATCATGGCCTACCTTGCAAAAAACCATGTGCAAGGCGCTTTATCAGCAACAAAAATTGCGTCAGAAACGCACATATCAACGCCGATGACCGCAAAAGTTCTTAAAATTTTAAGTCATCAAGGCCTTGTATCTTCAACTCAAGGCAATAAAGGTGGTTACTTTCTGCTGCGCAATGCCGAAGATATCTCTTTAATAGAAATCCTTGAAGCTTTAGATAATCCGGTTACCTTGACTGAATGTTCAGTTGATGATGCATCAACCTGCACTATTCATGCTGACTGTTTCATTAAACCGCACTGGAAAGTGATCAATCAAAGTCTAAGAGAAACACTTGCAAAATTAAAATTGGATGACTTGTTAAAAAAATCTTTGGTTATACCTGAATACAAGCTTCAGGAAAAAAACCATGACCAACAATCAGAACTCCCAATGAATAAGGAGTTTTAA
- a CDS encoding serine/threonine protein kinase: MASTHQKPESLLQKDLPDYQIKKILGSGSTATVYLANQISLNREVAIKRFSPESYGENVDLSARFNREAAIWAHLSHENLVHLYDYIKTKKAQYIVLEYCHGLDLRDLMDKSVRIPQDISVCIIYQIACALEYLHNYNIIHRDIKPANIFVRSDGNIKLMDFGVSFCADLESFTIPGSIMGTPAYMSPEQALGKDNIDSRVDIYSLGVVWFELLEGLKPFKSGTLEKLLKEVAQGKHQKLSRRFSWSQRNLIHQCMKKDPNQRPESAKKVRSWCERYFKKNNISNAKIHLQNYLLKEGHVKEVKRLFPNELIQELSSPEKSLHLYKTKIINYNNSKKSFFALLLLAFLCVGSAIAYMWFFQYETLVDFKENHVLPTFLKLKELAQSLILKYK, translated from the coding sequence ATGGCAAGCACACATCAAAAACCCGAAAGCCTTTTACAAAAAGATCTTCCAGACTATCAAATTAAAAAGATTTTGGGCAGTGGCTCAACCGCAACCGTTTATCTTGCTAATCAAATCTCACTCAATCGGGAAGTGGCCATTAAACGCTTTTCTCCTGAGAGTTATGGAGAAAACGTTGACCTCAGTGCCCGTTTTAATCGTGAAGCCGCAATTTGGGCGCACTTGAGCCATGAAAACCTTGTGCATCTTTACGACTACATAAAAACCAAAAAAGCTCAGTATATTGTTCTTGAATACTGCCATGGTTTAGACTTAAGAGATTTAATGGACAAATCTGTTCGAATTCCCCAAGACATTAGTGTATGTATTATATATCAAATTGCTTGTGCTTTGGAATACCTGCACAATTACAACATCATTCATAGAGATATTAAGCCGGCCAATATTTTTGTTCGCAGTGATGGCAACATAAAGTTAATGGACTTTGGCGTTTCATTTTGTGCTGATCTAGAGTCCTTTACCATTCCAGGGAGTATCATGGGTACCCCGGCCTACATGTCCCCAGAGCAAGCTTTGGGTAAAGATAATATAGATTCTAGAGTTGATATTTATTCCTTAGGGGTTGTTTGGTTTGAATTACTTGAAGGACTTAAGCCTTTTAAATCTGGTACTTTAGAGAAGCTTCTTAAAGAAGTTGCGCAAGGAAAGCATCAAAAGTTATCACGTAGATTTTCTTGGTCTCAACGTAACCTCATTCATCAGTGCATGAAAAAAGATCCAAACCAACGACCAGAATCTGCCAAGAAAGTAAGAAGTTGGTGTGAACGCTATTTTAAGAAAAACAATATCTCTAACGCTAAAATACACCTTCAAAACTACCTATTAAAAGAAGGACACGTTAAAGAGGTTAAACGATTATTTCCCAATGAGTTGATTCAAGAGCTTTCTTCACCAGAAAAATCTTTGCATCTCTATAAAACCAAGATCATTAATTACAATAACTCAAAAAAATCATTTTTTGCCCTACTTCTTCTTGCGTTTTTATGTGTTGGCTCAGCCATAGCCTATATGTGGTTCTTTCAATATGAAACCCTCGTAGATTTCAAGGAAAACCATGTCCTACCCACCTTTTTAAAACTAAAAGAGTTGGCCCAGTCTTTGATCTTAAAATACAAATGA
- a CDS encoding J domain-containing protein, which translates to MIVWSAMLLLRKVLFILAIYFLFYYLKKIFLESNKTGISASQNDINAAYRDLNLQPNASLEEVKSQYRTLSKQYHPDTNVKKKQNAEKMQNLNAAYALLKKHLKNT; encoded by the coding sequence ATGATCGTATGGTCAGCCATGCTATTGTTAAGAAAAGTTCTATTTATTTTGGCAATCTATTTTTTATTTTATTACCTTAAAAAAATTTTTCTAGAAAGTAACAAAACTGGCATCAGTGCCTCTCAAAATGACATCAATGCTGCATACAGAGATCTTAATCTTCAACCCAATGCGTCTTTAGAAGAGGTAAAAAGCCAGTACAGAACATTATCAAAACAATACCACCCAGATACCAATGTCAAAAAAAAACAAAATGCTGAAAAAATGCAAAACCTCAATGCTGCATATGCTCTTCTCAAAAAACACCTAAAAAATACATAA
- a CDS encoding DUF423 domain-containing protein, translating into MFWLRWGIIQCFLSVALGAFAAHALKDNITEYYLKVFETSVRYQFFHGLALILVILVMQAYKLQLNIVAKGFAFGSIIFCGSLYALVLTQYKFFGAVTPIGGSLWLFAWAVMFFKTFTVRAKNN; encoded by the coding sequence ATGTTTTGGTTAAGATGGGGTATTATTCAGTGTTTTTTGTCAGTGGCTCTAGGAGCATTTGCTGCGCATGCTTTAAAAGATAATATTACTGAGTATTATTTAAAAGTTTTTGAAACATCTGTAAGGTATCAGTTTTTTCATGGTTTAGCCTTAATCTTGGTGATACTTGTTATGCAAGCCTACAAACTGCAATTAAATATAGTAGCAAAAGGCTTTGCTTTTGGCAGTATTATTTTTTGTGGGTCATTGTATGCACTGGTCTTAACTCAATATAAATTTTTTGGAGCTGTAACTCCTATAGGGGGCAGTCTTTGGCTTTTTGCTTGGGCAGTTATGTTTTTTAAAACCTTTACAGTCAGGGCTAAAAATAATTAA
- a CDS encoding acyltransferase produces the protein MRKFKSYGTGDGLVNVDLEKNNIIVEDGCRFFHPENIELNSNIYFGHDCYIHAYHNGKLVIGNNVWIGPSCYIHAAGQIYIGENVGIGAYCKLITSSHELSLEYSSILNAPLNFKKISIEDGVDIGVGSVILPGVTLHRGAQIGANSVVTKDVEENSIVAGNPAKKIRYR, from the coding sequence ATGAGAAAGTTTAAAAGTTATGGTACTGGTGATGGCTTAGTTAATGTAGACTTAGAGAAAAACAATATTATTGTTGAGGATGGCTGTCGTTTTTTTCATCCAGAAAACATAGAATTAAACTCAAACATTTATTTTGGCCATGATTGTTATATTCATGCCTACCACAATGGAAAACTTGTTATTGGAAACAATGTTTGGATAGGTCCAAGCTGCTATATTCATGCTGCAGGTCAAATTTATATTGGAGAAAATGTTGGCATAGGTGCCTACTGCAAGCTTATCACATCCAGCCATGAACTTTCCTTAGAATACAGCTCCATACTTAATGCTCCTCTTAATTTTAAAAAAATAAGCATTGAAGATGGTGTTGATATCGGTGTAGGAAGCGTTATCTTGCCTGGAGTAACCTTACATCGCGGTGCTCAAATAGGAGCAAATTCTGTTGTAACCAAAGATGTAGAGGAAAATAGCATCGTAGCGGGTAATCCAGCAAAAAAAATACGCTACCGTTAA
- a CDS encoding glycosyltransferase family 2 protein, giving the protein MNQITFQQSLSIVVTAYNEQAVLEIFINQLMHYLQAHVKQYEVIIVNDGSNDATPKIMQSLREQYPQWIELVHLEKNSGMGAALEKGFSRAQYEWLTFFPADGQIKPIELNKMFTVLESSKVDCVTTKYKNRKYTLKRKVISWVFHGLTTLILGQDPKNQGIYLLKKSVYQQLKLYSNTFLFNLELPVKVQKAGYILQEVKILLSPRIAGVSKAMQKPRILSTLWQMLLIRSKG; this is encoded by the coding sequence ATGAATCAAATTACTTTTCAGCAATCCTTAAGCATTGTTGTAACGGCGTACAATGAACAAGCTGTGTTAGAGATTTTTATTAATCAGCTTATGCATTATTTGCAAGCGCACGTAAAACAGTATGAAGTCATTATTGTTAACGATGGATCAAACGATGCAACGCCAAAAATTATGCAAAGTTTACGCGAGCAGTACCCTCAATGGATTGAGTTAGTGCACCTTGAGAAAAATTCTGGCATGGGAGCGGCATTGGAAAAAGGATTTTCTCGGGCTCAATATGAGTGGCTGACATTTTTTCCTGCTGATGGTCAAATCAAACCGATTGAGCTGAATAAAATGTTCACTGTACTTGAGTCAAGTAAAGTAGACTGTGTGACCACAAAGTATAAAAACAGAAAGTATACGTTAAAAAGAAAGGTCATTAGCTGGGTTTTTCATGGTTTAACAACACTTATCTTAGGTCAAGACCCAAAAAACCAAGGAATTTATTTACTTAAAAAATCCGTTTACCAGCAGTTAAAACTCTATTCAAACACATTTCTTTTTAACTTAGAGTTGCCTGTAAAAGTACAAAAAGCAGGGTATATCTTGCAAGAGGTTAAAATTCTCTTAAGTCCAAGAATCGCGGGTGTGTCAAAAGCAATGCAGAAACCCCGTATACTGTCTACCTTGTGGCAGATGTTACTTATTCGAAGCAAGGGCTGA
- a CDS encoding DEAD/DEAH box helicase yields MQQEQTFQLSEAQQIAMDSIVEKGNFFITGPAGAGKSFFVKHYIRQLLKQHSKKEVAVLGSTGAAAILIGGRTFHSYFGLGIGQGTHDQIVGRAIDNKRVAWRLRKAKVIIIDEVSMIPGQLLAAAEHITRIVRESDEAWGGVKIICVGDFAQLPPVSQAYQKPWAFMHPVWQFSGFEPIVFDKSIRSEDAYFLEHLHQIRKGTFSQTTAGFLDSLMEHEPKEFSTHLYARKNQVASYNAARLDEIDASSSFFTTVYQGNERYLESFKRSLPIEDIIELKIGALVMIRINDPKMRYVNGTLARVVKTEPELLHLLTEKGQTIELEKVKFSLLNADAEIALTAENFPVSLAWASTIHKIQGATIDRIRVGIENLWEPGQAYVALSRVRKAEDIELIAWDENSLMADPMVMQFYEEGCPVDFSDRFEAF; encoded by the coding sequence ATGCAGCAAGAACAAACATTTCAGCTAAGTGAAGCGCAACAAATAGCCATGGATAGCATTGTAGAGAAAGGTAATTTTTTTATTACTGGTCCAGCAGGTGCAGGAAAAAGTTTTTTTGTTAAGCACTACATCAGACAACTGTTAAAACAGCACTCAAAAAAAGAAGTTGCAGTTTTGGGGAGTACGGGTGCTGCAGCTATTTTGATTGGTGGTAGAACCTTTCACAGCTATTTTGGTTTGGGTATAGGTCAAGGCACACACGATCAAATAGTAGGTAGAGCAATAGATAATAAACGGGTGGCCTGGCGCTTACGTAAAGCAAAAGTTATTATTATTGATGAAGTTTCAATGATCCCTGGGCAGCTTTTGGCTGCAGCAGAACATATTACTAGAATTGTAAGAGAGAGCGATGAAGCCTGGGGAGGCGTAAAAATTATATGTGTAGGTGATTTTGCCCAGCTGCCCCCAGTATCTCAAGCTTATCAAAAGCCATGGGCATTTATGCACCCAGTATGGCAGTTTAGTGGTTTTGAGCCAATTGTTTTTGATAAAAGTATTCGAAGTGAAGATGCGTATTTTTTAGAGCACTTACATCAAATTAGAAAAGGAACATTTTCACAAACAACAGCCGGATTTTTAGATAGTTTGATGGAGCATGAGCCAAAAGAGTTTTCGACACACTTATATGCCAGAAAAAATCAAGTGGCATCGTACAATGCTGCAAGATTGGATGAAATAGATGCGAGCAGCAGTTTTTTTACAACAGTTTATCAAGGTAATGAGCGCTACTTAGAAAGCTTTAAACGCAGTTTACCCATTGAAGATATCATAGAGCTTAAAATAGGGGCACTGGTTATGATCCGAATCAACGATCCAAAAATGCGTTATGTCAATGGTACGCTTGCCAGAGTTGTTAAGACTGAACCTGAGTTGCTTCATTTGTTGACTGAAAAAGGACAAACAATTGAACTGGAAAAGGTAAAGTTTTCTTTGTTAAATGCCGATGCCGAAATTGCTTTAACTGCAGAAAACTTTCCAGTGAGTTTAGCTTGGGCCTCAACCATTCATAAGATTCAAGGAGCCACTATAGATAGGATAAGGGTGGGGATAGAAAATCTCTGGGAGCCAGGACAAGCTTATGTTGCTCTGTCTAGGGTCAGAAAAGCGGAAGATATAGAGTTAATAGCTTGGGATGAGAACAGCTTAATGGCGGATCCTATGGTTATGCAATTTTATGAAGAAGGCTGCCCGGTTGATTTTAGTGATCGATTTGAAGCGTTCTAA
- a CDS encoding glycosyltransferase: protein MLKLVDKALKKQLKASIVLPTFNRKDFLKRSINSVLLQKYTHWELIVVDDGSTDDTYSFLLGNYYQFNNIKIIRIENSGPAIAMNTGARFATGNILFFLGSDDELLDNHVAFRMKMHTENPMIDIFHGGIKVLGDHWVADKANPKNKVNIYQCSAGGTFSIKKNVFDTLEGFKNLNFASDADFIERASKQFLVSRIDLPATYIYHRNHSNSITKNILSD from the coding sequence ATGCTTAAGTTAGTGGATAAAGCTTTAAAAAAACAATTGAAAGCTAGCATAGTTTTACCAACCTTCAACAGAAAAGACTTTTTAAAAAGATCAATTAATTCTGTATTGCTGCAGAAATATACACATTGGGAGCTGATTGTTGTTGATGATGGTAGTACGGATGATACCTATTCATTTTTATTGGGAAACTATTATCAGTTTAATAATATAAAAATAATACGCATTGAAAATTCTGGGCCAGCTATAGCAATGAATACAGGTGCCAGATTCGCTACTGGAAACATACTGTTTTTTTTAGGAAGTGATGATGAGCTACTTGATAACCACGTCGCTTTTAGAATGAAGATGCACACAGAAAATCCAATGATAGACATATTTCATGGTGGTATAAAAGTTCTGGGGGATCATTGGGTTGCAGATAAAGCGAACCCTAAAAATAAAGTAAATATATATCAATGTTCTGCTGGGGGAACTTTTTCAATTAAAAAAAATGTTTTTGATACATTAGAAGGTTTTAAAAATTTAAATTTTGCTTCAGATGCAGATTTTATAGAGAGGGCAAGTAAACAGTTTCTGGTTTCAAGAATTGATCTTCCCGCAACTTATATTTATCACAGAAATCACAGTAATAGCATTACAAAAAACATATTGTCCGATTAA
- a CDS encoding TolC family protein, translated as MHLEKLFRVLVLANVLFLGSSGQAQTVVDLSVDNILQRLEQVSFDYQLAVLETKVLQSQGESLLGVYDPTLNTQLGYRLDASDPVNAVFGTRNDTLSYTANIQKNFKYGTSVEFGFLGSSQSSNSPFVALDPAIDNRWYLKLRQSLWKDGLGKNIVREIKALESRTQGSKILSQRRKEVLLASVLLNLIQLQYSQQEQLILSQAYQRALDLYDNTKNRRRLGVANKSDVMASSANTLAREQNVQQSKNQYKTACRELLYLLAYDLGKHSCEKNDQQSILVWQFLEQASEKQEHKHREVEKLKKDVLAQQLIVETFKNRLKPDLNLILELASNGVDDDWSRSFQESLSLDNPNFFAGLELSVPLGNRRGKNNLKREKITNDQLKLQLKRLQSTIEKDYLNALENYQSYKKQLEISLQQVSVEERKLKEKNNDFKIGRAEIADVILYQQDVLSAQLNVKRNETQMRIAIVNKALADGSLLNTLNSKKEVNNEMD; from the coding sequence ATGCACTTAGAAAAACTTTTTCGAGTTTTGGTTCTGGCCAATGTGCTTTTTCTTGGTTCTTCCGGTCAAGCACAAACAGTGGTTGACCTGTCAGTAGACAATATTCTTCAACGTCTTGAACAAGTATCGTTTGATTATCAGTTGGCAGTTCTGGAAACTAAGGTTTTACAAAGTCAGGGTGAAAGCCTTTTGGGAGTATATGATCCAACCTTAAATACGCAATTGGGTTATAGATTGGATGCCAGTGATCCAGTTAATGCTGTTTTTGGTACCCGAAACGATACATTGTCCTATACAGCCAACATTCAAAAAAACTTTAAATACGGTACGTCAGTGGAGTTTGGGTTTTTAGGCTCTAGCCAATCAAGCAACAGTCCTTTTGTTGCTCTCGATCCAGCAATTGATAACCGATGGTATTTAAAGTTACGTCAATCTTTATGGAAAGATGGTTTAGGTAAAAATATTGTCCGTGAAATAAAAGCTCTAGAAAGTAGAACACAAGGTTCAAAAATACTCAGTCAAAGAAGAAAAGAAGTTCTTTTAGCCAGTGTATTATTAAACTTAATTCAACTTCAGTATAGCCAGCAAGAACAACTTATTTTAAGCCAAGCTTATCAAAGAGCATTAGACTTGTATGATAATACAAAAAACAGAAGACGTTTGGGAGTGGCCAATAAATCCGATGTAATGGCTAGTTCAGCCAATACTCTAGCCAGAGAACAAAATGTTCAACAATCAAAAAACCAATATAAAACAGCATGTCGAGAGTTACTTTATTTGTTGGCCTATGATTTAGGCAAACACAGCTGTGAAAAAAATGATCAACAATCCATACTTGTATGGCAATTTTTAGAACAAGCAAGTGAAAAACAAGAACATAAACATCGTGAAGTTGAAAAACTAAAAAAAGATGTTTTAGCCCAACAGTTGATAGTTGAAACATTCAAAAACCGCTTAAAGCCTGATTTAAACTTAATTTTGGAGCTGGCATCAAATGGAGTTGATGATGATTGGAGTCGATCTTTTCAAGAAAGCTTAAGTCTGGATAACCCAAACTTTTTTGCAGGCCTTGAGCTTAGTGTGCCCTTAGGGAATAGACGAGGTAAAAATAATCTAAAACGTGAAAAAATAACAAATGATCAACTCAAGCTACAACTTAAACGTTTGCAGTCAACAATTGAAAAAGACTATTTAAATGCATTAGAAAACTATCAAAGTTATAAGAAGCAGTTGGAGATTTCCTTGCAGCAGGTCAGTGTTGAAGAGAGAAAATTAAAAGAAAAAAACAATGATTTTAAAATTGGTAGGGCAGAAATAGCAGATGTGATTTTGTATCAACAAGATGTTTTAAGTGCCCAGCTGAATGTAAAACGTAATGAAACTCAAATGCGTATTGCAATAGTCAATAAAGCCTTAGCAGATGGCAGCTTGCTCAATACACTTAACTCTAAAAAAGAGGTCAATAATGAAATGGATTGA